TAGTTtaacacttttcttttgcaatgaaattaattaaaaattgtcggaaaaaaaaaaactatttgtaaaaggaatttaaataatttttatattttaaaaaaaattcaaacttattttatttaggttgaaaaaaatttatttttcataacataCAACGCTGTTTAATTCATCTCTAAATAGAATTCACTTACAAAACAACACTCTCTAGTGTAATCTCTTCCCATATAAAGGTTTATTTGAAATCTATAATtagtatacatatataaaatgaatcaCAGtccttttcttaaaagaaagagatgacaagtagagaaataaaaaaatacctaatccaatcataaaatattttaaatttgagctGCTGCATGTAACATATGAGTTAGAAGGACAATGGATCAAAATGAATCGAAGATAAAGTAACCTCTTCAGTTATtcataaaacatcaatttaccatttagcttttaattaaaaattaaaaccatatattattaagaataattattttatttgacagtCTAAccatccaaatataaaaaccaCATCACCATTTTGTTAAAGAGTTAATAAAACGTTAACAACATGGATCAAAATAGATTCgttttaaaagattatgaaCTAAAAAAGACATTTGAAAAGCGACAAAAGTATAATACAATGTTTAGATaccaaaataagatttaaacattttgtaaatattaaaagatttatcTTAAATCTACTagaattaggattaggatATAAGATTTTTCTAATCCAACTTATGATCAAATCTTATCTTatcctattttattttcattttataacacaaatttcaacctataaaaataaattgaaattgtagttttgatgaacttttgttttgatagaagaatcaaatgaaaataaaattcaaattaaacacTACCAACAAAAAGATATCAAAATTGGAACAATATTATACCCTAAACCAATGTGTCTTTTGCCTACAAAATTGGCTTTATTCTTCATatggaaagaataaaacaacaatttttattctcttttagatttgaccaattgaattttgattttagtggATTATTAATCGATCTCATTTTATTATCGTATTTTAATGTCTTCACATAATCTTAATTACATTTCAATCTTCCAAACAACACCTTCAAATTAAGATCACCTATTTATATTGTGAATTAAAGACCATGTCTTTCAAAGAAATATCCCCTTTTATAACCCTATGTATTTTTCGAGGTCGATCCTAATTCTAttttctaaactattttttgtatttgaactaaaaagctaattttttttttatcaacttaaagtatatcaatttatatccattttctttttttaatttgtctattctaaccatttattttattaatcttatatttataaaagtctACGCACGTAATATTCCTTTCTAATTTCCAAAAAGTGAtcttaaataaacaaaattaagttcATACATTTTGAACAACTCCTATATTAAACTTTCGAGTCAATCgattattagaaaaagaagaataattcGATCTTTTGAGTTTGTTGAATACCTAATTGGTCATAACATAAAACCACGACCAATtgactttatttatttattttttcacttttaccATTTCCTTCGTTCCCATTCAATTAAGgctcaatatttttaatatttgattataacttctactttaatatttatatttgttctattttatttttaattttatctaagAAGtacatgtatttttaaaacaaaagttaaaattttaaaaataaccatTATACTGAATTGGTACATTagatagtatatataaaagtattaactaaactttttgtttttcattttgtccttcttctttggttttattgtaatttgaaattaattattagtaaaTACTTTggtattaataattttaattttttttcctcgcTTAATTAtgtcattaaattttttgtgaAACCATTCACATTCGCCAGTTTCCACCGTTCCCTTTCTTTCGTACTAACTATTTTATATATCTCTTCCAaccttttaaattcttttccctttttaaatctttgaatataaatatcatattccttttcttttctattcaCGTTTCCAAGTTTCACAATAAAAAGTTAAGAGCCAACAAAAAATCAGATCTATGTCTTTTATTctcttctaattttgttttcttattcttatctttttcactatttttttatataaaactatGTTTACgtatattctttatttatagactttAGTGATGTCGAGGAGCAAGCAATCAACTCAATAAAAAGATTGAGAAATTGATAAAGAttcaaaaatgaagaatgtaAAAGTGAAAGACTAAAGAGAAAACAGTCAGAagtatcattttcaaaaataataaaataaactcaaaatatttataaacataacaaaattttggattctaacTATGATAAACACcgataaatttttattaatatctattaatatcaCTGATAGAAGTATATCAGTGTCATCaatgatagtcattgatagaatatgaaattttgctatattttgtcaaatttatcatttttgacAATTCGCGTAGTGGACAAGTTAGATGTCAAAGGagaaagcaaaaataaaaaggtcaCATCTTAGCTATTGGAATGAGTTATTTAGGCATAGTTGTTCTCTTGTtccatatatatgtatgagaaaaaatgtaatgaaaaaCATAGATTAAAGctaagtttttattaaatgaagaTCAAAGTTTAtacatgcaaaaaaaaaaagagtaataaaaaacacaaattataatagtCTCCACCTCAAACACATCTTATAATAATACATACTATAATAACCTAAACTTTAATACGTTCCAAATTAACCAAGcccatattattataacacaTTCCATTAAAGATTGAATGAATGAAAGTAAGTAGATTCCCTATTCAATTAAGGtccatttttaatattttattataacttctactttaaggtttatttttgttttaactcttaatcaattttaatcgtatttttaaaaaatgacaaagttaaattttaaaaaatatatatgatcgTTATACCAAAAGTGAATTTAAAGTAAATGAATCAGTACATGcatttatatacttaaaaagCTAAGTGATTTGCATacttaaaatttactattattgttgttatgtGTATCTTTTGAATCTGCTTCTATGCATGTTGTTGCTCTAACAAATATTGGATACATGTTCATCAAACGTTGGATGAAGACACGCTGGTCAAACCCCATCTCTTCTCACTCTAATTTCTGGAAGAAAATGTTGCTGCTTACTGTAAGAGAATCTATGAACAAAGTCCAGAAAATGAATCTGATCCTCTCAACTTCATTTGaacatattttttctcaatataaatatgtgcagcaaaagaacaagaagatGAAACAATAAGAACCAAATAAGAGGAGAGAGATTATAAGTTGAAATCTCCATTGTTCagtaaatttggtttttttgctTTGCTGTGTTTgatgttatttatttgatattatcaGAATTTCATACTGTTCCTGGTGAGTTCATGAACATCTCATTCTCTTCCAACTTCACACCACATGTACATATTTatcaaaagaaacaattataaaaactattatgtatatatatatcttttatgaTTTGTATACTTCTGTATTTTACTGATTCCCTTCCTTTTACTCGATGTTAAACTTATCAAAACAtggaaattttgataaaaatatagttCAATAATACTATGATCACTACgtgttttttgtattattataattatattttttatttagaaatttcaTGTTCAATACTAAAAGACTTATTGGTGTTTCTATTAATAAACAccataaaaaaactattaataaaatataaaatatattatattttctaattaatttgattcaatttgttatatttcaaactattaatttttttttttttttttttactttttcctatATCACTTGAAGTGAATACAATTTTGGTCACtgaaaattagtttatgattCATCCAAGAAtttgaagttgaattttatatatatttcatatttcatttgtttttaaataggCAGGTCTTTGGGTTTTTTAAACCAGATAAGTTAGGTAATTAatgtttgtatttaatttgcctttgtcaaaaagtttggttacattataaattataaatttagactAGAATTATCTAATTTGATTGTAAACTTGTgcgacttttaaatttaattattcatctttaatactttatttttgttcaatttaaGACTTTAGAGCAAGtacataaattttcaattttataagtAATAAGTGATAATTGGTTGATGTAACACACAAGactaaaattttgtatctaataatTAAAGTCTGGAccttacaatttaaaattgtatgaCTAGTTATATAGGAATGTTTTCACCCACTTATTCAAGTTATCTTCCTTCCTAGAGATCAAAGGTTCCAATAATCCTCTTTTgacctatattttttttgtttccatggGGTTTGCTTTGGTCTACTGACATTTGCAGTcacctaaataaataatccaTAATTGTGAATTAATGTGAATACAATTTATACATTAATATTAGAAACAAAGCTTCTAGTggcaacaacaacaattttgATGCAATGTCGAAAGACCAGGCGGTTGAAGACAATGCATATATGGAAAAGCTGCAAATTTCTAATGCTATTTTCACTGGAGGTTTCAATACGGTGACTCGTATGCACTTGATCAAATTGGATACTAACAATGGTGGAGGTCTTTGTACTGGATGTGAACTGAGTTACACACATGTTAGTGATGATGAAGCAGAGAACCAAGATTTGTCATTGCTTTCAATGGCGGATGATTTTGAGACCAAGGACACTGCTGAGTTTGGCTCAGAGGTGAAGAAAACCCGACGACCTTTAGCTTGGAAACTCTCTGTTTCTCCTACCATTCTAATCTCATACaggtaataaaagaaatgtaataaaagaaatgttatTGTGTTCGGTTTCTAAAGGCTTTCTGTATTTCTTTTGGCAGATTGCTTACTATAATTCGTCTACTGCTACTTGGTTTCTATCTAACATGGACACTTACACATCCAAATCATGAATCAATGTGGCTGTGGAGAATTTCTATTACTTGTGAGCTCTGGTTTGCATTCTCATGGCTATTAGAACAACTTCCAAGGCTCTACTTTGTAAACAGAGGCACTGACGTATCTGCTCTCAAGGATCGATTCGAGTCCCCAAATCTTCAAAACCCCAAGGGTCAATTCGATCTCCCAGGAATCGATGTGTTTGTAACGACAGCGGATCCTGAAAAAGAACCTCTACTTGTGACAGCCAACACCATTCTCTCAATCCTTGCTGTGGATTACCCGGTTGAAAAGCTGGCTTGTTACTTATCAGATGATGCCGGTTCTCTCCTGACATTTGAATCACTTGTTGACACAGTTAAGTTTGCAAGAATATGGGTTCCATTTTGTCGAAAGCACGGAATCGAGCCAAGGAGTCCTGAGgcttatttcaaacaaaagcatgactttcttaaaaataaagtgaGGCTTGACTTTGCTGGAGATCGGAGAAGAGTGAAGAGGGAGTATGATGAATTTAAGGTAAGAATTAATTCATTGCCAGAGACTATAAAGAGAAGATCAGATGCTTACAATGCCAAGGAAGAACTCAAAGCCAAAATGAATCCATCGGAAATGGGGGAAAATTCTTTAAACGAAATAAAGATCTCAAAGGCAACTTGGATGTCTGATGGCTCCTACTGGCCAGGGACTTGGGAAGTTCCAGGTGAAGATGATCACTCTAGAGGGGACCATGTTGGTATAATTCAtgtaagttgtttttttttttttttttttttgaatcaTTTATGTAATCTCTTGAAGAAGacaaatatgttttgtttttatcttttaactaCAGGTTATGCTAGCCTCTTCTGATGCAAAACCAGTTTATGGTTCAAACACAAATGGGAAGAACTTGATTGACACAACAGATGTGGATATTAGATTGCCAATGCTAGTTTACATGTCTCGTGAGAAGCGACCAGGGTACTGTCACAACAAGAAAGCCGGAGCGGTGAATTCTCTTCTTCGAACCAGTGCAATCATGTCGAATGGACCGTTCATTCTCACTCTTGATTGTGACCACTACATATATAATTCCTTGGCTCTAAGAGAGGGGATGTGTTTTATGCTTGACAAGGGCGGCGATCGAGTTTGTTATGTCCAATTTCCGCAAAGGTATGATGGAATCGATCCGGACGATCTGTATGCAAATCATAATACTCTATTTCTTGATGTAAACTTGAGGGCTCTTGATGGGTTACAAGGCCCTTGTTATATAGGGACTTGTTGCATTTTTAGGAGGATAGCTCTCTATGGATTTAGTCCTGCTAGAGTAACAGAGCACCATGGTTTGTTTGGTACTCGAAAAACTAAGTTGTTACTAAGAAAGCAAACGATATCAAAGAAGGAAGATGATGAGAGGGCCACTCGAATCAATCAATGTCCTTTAGATTGTAAAGATGATGGAGACACTGGCTCCTTACCTCTGACAAAGAGATTTGGAAACTCTACTTCTCTGGCTGCATCAATTACAACTATGGAGTTTCAAGGAACGTTGCTTCAAGAACTCGAAAGTAAGGGCAATCAAGGTCGTCCGACTGATTCTCTTACTATGCCTCAGGAACCTTTAGACGTTGCCACTGTTGCTAAGGCCATTAGTGTTATTTCCTGCGTCTATGAGGACAATACAGAGTGGGGTAAAAGAGTGGGATGGATCTATGACTATTTGACAGAAGATGTGGTAACCGGCTACAAAATGCACGACAGAGGTTGGAGATCAGTGTATTGTATTAGCAAGTACGACGCTTTTCGAGGCATGGCGCCAATCAACCTAACTGATAGGCTATACCAAGTGCTCCAGTGGGCAACAGCGTCTGTTGAGTTGTTCTTCTCTAGGAACAACTCCGTGTTCGCAACGGGTAGAATGAAGTTCTTGCAGAAAGTAGGCTACTTTAACATTGCAGTTTATCCATTCACATCCTTCTTCATTCTTGTCGACTGCTTTTTGCCTGCGGTTACTCTGTTTTCAGGACAGTTAGTGGTCCAGTcatttgtaatattattaacCTTCAATCTTGTTGATTCCATCATATTATACTTACTCGCCATTCTAGAGACCAAGTGGTCAAGCATGACGATCACCAACAGATGGCGAGAGAAGCAAGCCTTTGTAATTTGGGCGACAAGCTCCTATCTGGCTGCTGTGCTACAAGGCTTGTTGAAGTTCATAGCTGGAGTAAACATCTCATACAGATTGACACCCAAACTAGCCACAGCAAAGGATGGAGATGACGAATTTGCGGAGTTATATGTGGTGAAGTGGACCTTTCTGATGATTCTTCCCATCACAATCATGGTGGTGAACACAATTGCCATTGCAGTGGGAATTGCAAGAGCATTGTATAGTCCACATCCAGAATGGAGCAAGCTTGTATGGGGAATGTTCTACAGCTTTTGGGTTCTATGTCATTTCCACCCTTTCGCCAAAGGGCTGATAGGACGTCGCAGCCAAACGTTGAATTTATTCCATGTTTGGTCCGGACTTGTGTCGAtcatagttttgtttttgggcATCTACATGGCATCTCCTTCAGGGGCACAAAATCATATGAAGTTTCAATTCCCTTAAGCGAAAGATCAGAATTCATACGTATATGTGGACTTATCATTGTTCATAAAGGCACGTGTGAAAGggtaataataacaataatatatatatagataataatccacaacatttcaatcagaatgaaaaaaatagaacactTACTTTTATCTTCGAAGTTTGAGTAGCCAAAATTGAtgtcttttgttaataaagtATTATTGTTTATACTCATTTGCTACAAAGCACAAATACTTCATATGAGAACAAAATTCATATCAAATatctataattattaattttccaaCATATATCTAACATTTGAcatattagtttttattttggctttaaaaaaaaaaactaaaaaaaaataataaactcattatatttttttcaacccAAATCTTGTAATCTAACCTTCATTTTCACATATAAAGTTTGAGAGTCTTTACAAAATCTAAGCCACTTGGATATCTTCAACAACTGAATGGAAGAAATTCATTTACATTCATACTTCTCCCCTCTAatcatcttcctcttcaaTGATCTACTTGAGTCCTTTTCTCATTTCATTCAATATCTCTGATGTGGATTTGCATTCAATAACTATTGCATTTCCATCTCTCATGTTGATTTGTGTATTGCATTTTGTACCATTATCACTCACTTGGACATTTGTGACTTTATATGCATTTAATGAGTTACATTTTCGTAAGGTTTATCGATTCGTAATAAAAATGAGTGTAATTGcaatcaaatttcattgaCAAATCAATTGTTATAAACCACGATCGCAaatgtaattgaattattttggaTCGTGTTTACccaaaactattaattttgtcaaatctATAACTATCATTTTGGTTTGGATTATCGTTAACGGTAATTAACTATAACCTAAGCGATATTTTCTTCCATGTGATTGGTCAAAAATCCATACCCCATATAAAACCCTAGGCAGAACAAGGGTACAAAATTCCGAATTGACTCAGTCTAGGGCATGTAGTGGCCATGGCCAAATTTGCCATACAAAGgcttatttgaattatataataaGTACTACACATATATACTCCAAAATAAATTCTACAAAATTGTTGATAAATATTCTTACAATAAATCACAATCTTTAAGAAAGAATGgaggaagaggagaaaaaaaaaaacacctagAGGAATCCTAACATATGGGTTTAGAAGGACAATGCATCAAAATGATGATACCAAAATATTGAAGATAAAGTGATATTTTCAGTTTTcaataaaacatcaatttatcatttaatctttaattaaaaattaaaatcatagattattaagaataattatcttatttgaTAACCTAGttgttcaaatataaaaacaacaCCATTTTGTTACAAggctaatgaaatattaacCATGGATCAAAATAGACtcgttttaaaagtttatgaactaaaaaaatcttttaaaaagtgaCCAAATTAGAACAAGATACAAAGtttagaaaccaaaataagatttaagcattttataaagaattttttatgtAGGTATGATTAAATCTTatcttattctattttatcCTCATTTTATAACACAAATCccaaaaggttagacaattaatttattaataaaatatagagttaaattgaaattgtcGTCAAAATTATTAGGATTTtgattaacttttattttagaatcaaatgaaaataaaattcaaataaaaccctacaacaaaaaagatatcaaaattggaacaatattatatttctcaaattttttaacataaattaactaaaccaatttatcttttaaaaaaattgcatgaAGTGACagaaacatttaaaaataaatagctAATGGcaccaatttttaaatattgcaaagatgaaaaaattagtaatatcaGAGGCTATCAGACGGTAATCATAAGCTTaccataatttaaaaaatgttgtgacatgagttctattatcataattttattttgctatatttgtagaAGTCCTTTCATCTTTTGCCTACAAAATTCTATTTGTTCTTCCaaggaaaagaataaaataacaatttttattctctcttaAATTTGAccaatgaatttgaatttgagtgGATTAAACCATTCTCATTTTATTCTCGAATTGACACATTTTAATATTCCTCCCATAATCTTAATTACATTTCAATCTTCAAAATcaatctatattaaatttaagatcGACCTATCCGTGTAGTAAATTAAAGGGtttgttgaaatttcttttacaattcaTGTTTCATGTTTcaccatttattttattcatcttatatttagaaaagtcTACACACTTAGGAATTGATTCATCGCTAACTTTCAAAAAGTGatcttaataaacaaaattaagtaaCAACTCCAACTTCCACAAActgaaataatgaaatttggaTCAATTCAAAACTTTGTTAATCTATTTTCATGTATAacaattgaattaatatatagtCTTTATGTAATCGTGACTATATAAAACATTCattatctaacaaatattaaatttattcttaCATGCTAGCTTAAACTTTTAgatttaatcaataatttaaaatgatatcaaaACATAAGGTTGGTTTAacagggtttagggtttaggcaTAGTTGTTCTCTTGTTCCATATATATGtacgagaaaaaaaaagtaatgaaaaacatagattaaagttaaatgtagatcaaatttaagaaaacaatgtATATGTCAGTCCTACGTATGATAAAAAAGAGTAAGTAAAAAACTAAAGATTGAagctaaatttattaaatcaaCATCGTAATTAACAAGATTTAATATaatcaatccaaaaaaaagtatttcatatataccggcaaaaaaaagagtaatgaaaaacacatattataataGTCTTAATCTCAAACACATCTTATAATAATACATACTATAATATTGTACATCCCAAACACATACTATATTATAATAACCTAGACTTTAATACTTTGCAAATTAACCAAATCCAGGTGATTATAGTACCAGACTAGCTATTATAACTCACTCTTTGTCCCAAACGTTCCATTAAACCTTGAATGAAAGCGTAAGTAGATGTCTATTCGATTAAAACTCCTTTTTAATACCAAGTAGATTCGATCAAGGCACCTTTTAAGTAGATTCCTATCTAAGgtctctttttaatattttattataacttctactttaagatttatttttgttctcttttatcttttaactcttaatcaattttaattcaagaaacaagtatatttaaaaaatgataagttaaattttaaaaaatatatatcatccTTATACGGAAAGTGAATTTAAAGGAAATGAATCAACACATCaatttatatacttaaaaagCTGAGCCATTTGCAtactcaaaatttattattattgttgttatgtGTATCTTTTGAATCTGCTTCTATACATGTTGTTGCTCTAACAAATGTTCATCAAACGCTGGATGAAGACACGCTGGTCAAACCCCATCTCTTCTCACTCTAATTTCTGGAAGAAAATGTTGCTGCTTACTGTAAGAGAATCTATGAACAAAGTCCAGAAAATGAATCTGATCCTCTCAACTTCATTTGaacatattttttctcaatataaatatgtgcagcaaaagaacaagaagatGAAACAATAAGAACCAAATAAGAGGAGAGAGATTATAAGTTGAAATCTCCATTGTTCagtaaatttggtttttttgctTTGCTGTGTTTgatgttatttatttgatattatcaGAATTTCAGAGTGTTCCCGGTGAGTTCATGAACATCTCATTCTCTTCCAACTTCACACCACATATACATATTAATCAAAAGAAACAActataaaaactataaatttgaattactaaacaaacattttcattattattatatttatatacacgTGTACATATCTTTTTATGATTTGTATACTTTTGTATTTTACTGGTTCTCTTCTCATGTCGATGTTAAACTTACATAAACGTGAAAATTTTGATggaaatttaataatattctaTGATCACTACGTGGTTTTTGTCTTAttatagttatatattttcatttaataatttcatgttcaagattaaaagattttgatCGATGTTTCTATCAATTTCACCAATAGACACTGTCAGaagattattaataaaatctaaaatttgttgtattttctaaatagtttGGTTGATTATATTTCGAgctattaaagtttttttcctATATTATTTGGAGTGAATCCAATTTTCGTcactaaaatttagtttatgatTCATgcaagaatttgaatttagtttatgATTCATgcaagaatttgaatttgaattttatatatttttattttttcatttatcttttgtttttaaataggTAGGTCTTTGGGTTTTCAAAGTTATTTAATTCGTTTCTAAtgcaacttttaaatttaattattcatgtttaatactttatttacgttcaatttaaaactatatgtgtacataaattttcatttttataactAATTGGTGATAATTGGTTGACACATTTGAtgtgattaaaattttgtatctaataatTAAAGTGTCGACcttacaatataaaaatttatgacTAGTTATATAGGAATGTTTCCACCCACTAATTCAGGTTATCTTTCTTCCTAGAGATCAAATGTTCCAATAATCCTCTCCTCATATttgttatactaaaataacaaaaaatataggtctttttttttctttccatgaaCTTTGCTTTGGTCTACTAACGTTTGTAGTcacctaaataaataatccataattatcaattaatgTGAATACAATTTATACATTAATATTAGAAACAAAGCTTCTAGTGGCAACAACAAGAAGTTTGATGCAATGTCGAAAGACCAGGCGGTTGAAGACAGTGCAAATATGGGAAAGCTGCAgatttctaatgctatttTCACTGGAGGTTTCAATACGGTGACTCGTATGCACTTGATCAAATTGGATACTAACAATGGTGGAGGTCTTTGTTCTGACTGTGAACAGAGTTACACACATGTTAGTGATGATGAAGCAGAGGACCAAGCTTTGTCATTGCTTTCAATGGCGGACGATTTTGAGACCAAGGATAGCAATGGGTTTGGCTCAGAGGTGAAGAATAATGATGTTAAGCACCAACCTAACTTTGGGGAGAAAACTCGACGATCTTTAACCTCGAAGCTCCCTGTTTCTCCTACCATTCTAATCCCATACAGGtaataaacaataatgttaTTCCTCTAGCTTTGAACTTgtgaaatttgatttgttgtGTTCGAATTCTAAAGGCTTTCTGTATTTCTTTTGGCAGATTGCTTACTATAGTTCGTACACTGCTACTTGGTTTCTATCTAACATGGATAGTTACACATCCAAATGATGAATCAATGTGGTTGTGGAGAATTTTTAATACTTGTGAGCTCTGGTTGGCATTGTCATGGCTATTAGAACAACTTCCAAGGCTCTGCTTAATAAACAGAAGCACTGACGTATCTGCTCTAAAGGATCGATTCGAGTCCCCAAATCTTCAAAACCCCAAGGGTCGATCTGATCTCCCAGGAATCGATGTGTTTGTAACGACAGCGGATCCTGAAAAAGAACCTCTACTTGTGACAGCCAACACCATTCTCTCAATCCTTGCTGTGGATTACCCGGTTGAAAAATTGGCTTGTTACTTATCAGACGATGCCGGTTCTCTCCTGACATTTGAAGCACTTTCTGACACAGCCAACTTTGCAAGAATATGGGTTCCATTCTGTCGAAAGCACGAAATCGAGCCGAGGAGTCCTGAGGcctatttcaaacaaaagcatgactttcttaaaaataaagtgaGGCTTGACTTCGCTGGAGATCGGAGAAGAGTGAAGAGGGAGTATGATGAATTTAAGGTAAGGATTAATTCATTGCCAGAGACTATAAAGAGAAGATCAGGTGCTTACAATTCCACCAAAGAActcaaaaccaaaatgaatCCATCGGAAATGGGCGAAGTTTCTTTAAACGA
This is a stretch of genomic DNA from Cucumis sativus cultivar 9930 chromosome 4, Cucumber_9930_V3, whole genome shotgun sequence. It encodes these proteins:
- the LOC101213153 gene encoding cellulose synthase-like protein D5 → MSKDQAVEDNAYMEKLQISNAIFTGGFNTVTRMHLIKLDTNNGGGLCTGCELSYTHVSDDEAENQDLSLLSMADDFETKDTAEFGSEVKKTRRPLAWKLSVSPTILISYRLLTIIRLLLLGFYLTWTLTHPNHESMWLWRISITCELWFAFSWLLEQLPRLYFVNRGTDVSALKDRFESPNLQNPKGQFDLPGIDVFVTTADPEKEPLLVTANTILSILAVDYPVEKLACYLSDDAGSLLTFESLVDTVKFARIWVPFCRKHGIEPRSPEAYFKQKHDFLKNKVRLDFAGDRRRVKREYDEFKVRINSLPETIKRRSDAYNAKEELKAKMNPSEMGENSLNEIKISKATWMSDGSYWPGTWEVPGEDDHSRGDHVGIIHVMLASSDAKPVYGSNTNGKNLIDTTDVDIRLPMLVYMSREKRPGYCHNKKAGAVNSLLRTSAIMSNGPFILTLDCDHYIYNSLALREGMCFMLDKGGDRVCYVQFPQRYDGIDPDDLYANHNTLFLDVNLRALDGLQGPCYIGTCCIFRRIALYGFSPARVTEHHGLFGTRKTKLLLRKQTISKKEDDERATRINQCPLDCKDDGDTGSLPLTKRFGNSTSLAASITTMEFQGTLLQELESKGNQGRPTDSLTMPQEPLDVATVAKAISVISCVYEDNTEWGKRVGWIYDYLTEDVVTGYKMHDRGWRSVYCISKYDAFRGMAPINLTDRLYQVLQWATASVELFFSRNNSVFATGRMKFLQKVGYFNIAVYPFTSFFILVDCFLPAVTLFSGQLVVQSFVILLTFNLVDSIILYLLAILETKWSSMTITNRWREKQAFVIWATSSYLAAVLQGLLKFIAGVNISYRLTPKLATAKDGDDEFAELYVVKWTFLMILPITIMVVNTIAIAVGIARALYSPHPEWSKLVWGMFYSFWVLCHFHPFAKGLIGRRSQTLNLFHVWSGLVSIIVLFLGIYMASPSGAQNHMKFQFP